The following nucleotide sequence is from Pseudarthrobacter psychrotolerans.
GCCACCGCAACCTTTCCGCCGCGTATGACGCGGGTTTCTTTGATGACCTCCTGACGCCCTACCGCGGCCTCGCCAAAGACTCCAATCTGAGGGCGGACACCACCCTGGAGAAGTTGTCTACCCTCAAGCCCGTCTTCGGAAAGAACCTGGGTGCCGAGGCCACCATGACGGCGGGAAACTCCACGCCGCTGACCGACGGGGCCTCCACGGTCCTGCTCGCATCCGAAGACTGGGCCGATGCCCATGACTTGCCGAAGCTCGCCGCCGTAGTTGATGGAGAAGCTGCTGCTGTGGACTTCGTCCACGGCAAGGACGGCCTGCTCATGGCCCCCGCGTTCGCGGTCCCGAGGCTGCTGGCCCGCAACGGACTGACGCTGGACGACTTCGACTTCTTTGAGATCCATGAAGCGTTTGCCGGGACCGTCCTGAGTACACTGGCCGCCTGGGAAGATGAGGAGTTCGGCCGCACCCGGCTGGGACTTGCGAGTGCCTTCGGCAGCATCGACCGCACCAAGCTGAACGTCAACGGCTCCTCCCTGGCCGCGGGCCACCCGTTCGCAGCCACCGGCGGACGTATCGTGGCCTCGCTGGCCAAGATGCTGGAGGCCAAAGGCACCGTCGACGGAAGGCCTGCGCGCGGACTTATTTCCATCTGCGCCGCCGGCGGCCAGGGCGTCGTCGCAATTCTCGAAGCACTCTAGGGGCACCGGATGACGGATAAATACACCACCCTGGTCAACCAGGTCGTAGGAAAGAACATCGCCAAGCGGCTGGGTCTGCCCCGGCCTGCGCTGCTGCGCCGCTACACGCCGGGCCAGCCCCTGGCCACCGGCCCCGTCCTGGTCCAGGGCAACACCTCCGGAGCCGACGAACTGGCCGCCACGCTCCTTTCCTGGGACCTGGACGTCCGGCGCCACGCGGTACCCCGCGAAAAACTTGGTGCGATCATTCTGGTCCTGGATGAGTTGAACCGGCCGGAGGATCTTGAAAAGCCTGTGCTGTCCGCTGCAGCCTCACTGCGTGATCTCGGCGCCAGCGCCCGCGTCATCACTGTCTCCCGGCCAGCCACTGAAAGTGCGTCCCCGGCACAGTCGGCCGCCCGGCAAGGCGTGGACGGCTTCCTGCGGTCCCTGGCCAAGGAACTCCGGGCCGGCGCAACAGCGAACGGCATCGTCCTGGCCGAGAGTGTCCAGAGCACCAGCCCGAGCGCCCTTGCCGCCCTGCGGTTCTTCCTGTCCGGCCGGTCGGCATTCGTGGACGGCCAGTTCCTGACGGTCGCAACCGAACAAGGTCAGCTGCCCCCGGATTTCGAGAAGCCGCTTGCCGGCAAGGTTGCTGTGGTCACGGGCGCCGCCCGCGGCATCGGTGCGGCTATTGCCCGGACCCTCCACCGGGACGGGGCGACCTTGGTCCTGGTTGACATCCCTTCAGCCGGGGACCACCTGGCTGCTGTCGCCAACGAAGTCCGCGGCACGACCCTTCAACTGGATATCAGCAGCGCAGATGCCGGCCAGCGGATCATCGACCACGCCGTGCAGCGTCACGGCCACCTGGACATCGTCATCCACAACGCCGGGATTACCCGGGACAAGCTGCTCGCCAATATGGACCACGGCCGCTGGAACTCCGTCCTGAACATCAACATCGCCGCCCAGCTCAGAATCAACGAGGCGCTCCTGGCCTCTGAACACTTCCGGAATTCACCACGGATTGTTTCGGTTGCATCCACCAGCGGTATAGCGGGCAACCGCGGTCAGACCAACTACGCTGCCTCCAAGGGCGGGGTGATGGGTATGGTGCGCGCGTCTGCGCCCCTTTTGGCGGCGAACGGCGGGAGCATCAACGCGGTGGCACCCGGCTTCATCGAAACAGACATGACAGCGCGGATCCCGTTTGCTGTCCGGGAAGTGGGCAGGCGGCTGAATTCCCTGCAGCAGGGAGGCCAACCGGCTGACGTGGCGGAGGCCATAGCCTTCCTGGCGAGCGACGCTGCCGGTGGAATAAACGGCGACGTACTGCGGGTCTGCGGACAGAACCTGGTGGGGGCATGAGTACGGTCCAGCCGGTCATCCTGGGGGAGATGCCGTCCCTGTCCAAGCTGTACGTCAATGCCGCCGCTCAGGCGGCGCGGCGCCGCGTGCTGGGCACGCACAATGAATCAAGCCTGCCTGCCACCGGCCACGAAGTGCGAGGGGTAAGGGCCGACGTCGGCAACCTCACCGCGTACCAGCACCTCATCGGGCTGACCGCCAGGGACACCCTGCCGGCCGGCTATCTCCACGCACTGGCATTCCCGCTGGCCATGAGTGTGATGAACCGCGACGACTTCCCGCTGCCGCTTCTGGGCATGATCCACCTCAGCAACTATGTGGAACAGAGGTCGCCGGTGCTCTTTACCGAAGCCCTGGATATCCAGGCCAGGGTCGAGAACCTGCGGGGCCACCGGGCCGGCACACAACTAGACGTGGTAGCCGAGATCCGTAGCGCCGGTACGCCGGACATCAAATGGACAGGGCGTTCCTCCTACCTCGCCAAGGGCGTCTTCCTCCCCGGCATAGATAAACCAACCCCTCACAATGGCCAAACCGAATTCACGCCGTCGGACCCCACCGCGCTTTGGCATTTGGGGGTCGATACGGGAAGGGCGTACGCCGCCGTTTCAGGTGACTTCAACCCGATCCACTTGAGCGTGCTCTCGGCCAAAGCCTTGGGCATGCGGCGCTCCATCGCACACGGCATGTACCTGGCCTCGAGGGCCCTCGCGGACGTTGGGCCGGCCAAGGGCGAAACGTTCACGTGGGATGTCACGTTCGAGGCGCCGGTGTTCCTGCCGGCCCGCGTTGCGCTGGACATCACCACCGGGCAGACGCCTGGCGAAGGTTGGCGGCGGTCCGAATTTGTGGCGTGGAATCCACGCTCGGGCCGCAGGCACTTCAGCGGCTCCGTGGCACCCCTCTAGGACGCCGGCCGCACAGCCCGAAGTATCCGGTGGAGGCTCAGCAGGATGGACTCGGACGCTGTCACGGCCGAATCTGCCTCTGCCCGCTCCGCAACCGCGGCCATGCCAACCTCCATCGCTGACTTCGCGGCAGCGAACAGCCGCCGCTGTTCTACCTCATCCTCGCCGTCGAACGAGGCCAGGAGTTCACCGGTGGCAGTCATGGCTGCTGCCAGCGGTGCACTGTCCGTGAACGGCACCGTGTATGGTGCGTCGTCCCTCCAGATGACGTCGGACAGGACTTCTGTCATGTCTTGGATGTGGAACGTCACCCGCTCAAGCTCACGCAGGTTGCGGTAGTCGAGATCCACATCGCGAGGATGGAGTCGGCGGCGCGGATTGGCACGTCGGCTCGCGTCAGCCTCCTGGACGAGATGCCGGACCGTGCTTGCCGCTTCGGCCAGCTCGGCGGACCGCCGGGACCAGTCCTCATGCTCGGGAGGCCACTCTTCAGTCAGGGCAGCTCCCATGTGGGTCAGTTGCCGCCCGAGGGCCAGCCGGAGTTTGCCCAGGCTGGTGGCTGCCGCGTCGAAGTGCAGGGGAGGAAACACCAGGAAGTTGACGGCGATGCCCACCGCGACGCCGACGCCCATCTGGATGAGGTAGCCAAAGGAAAAGTCGTCCCGGTTGCTTCCGCCCACGAGGAGAACCAGCAGCGCCGCCGTCGGAATCCAATCGCTGCCGGAGCCGATCCGGGGGAGGCCGCCGAGCAGCACCCCGATTCCCATAAAGACCGCGACAGTCAGCGGTGACGGATCACCGATACTGACCAGCGCAAAGGCGAGCCCAATACCCAAGGCGAGGCCCACCAGCGCCTGGAGGCCCTGCCGGAAGGATCCCGCCACGTTGCGGTACATCGACACCAGTGCCCCGAGCGGCGCGTAGTACGGATACTCGGCAGCGGATCCCGGCATCAGGGGAGCAATCGCGAAAGCAAGGCCGGCCGCCAGAGCTGCTTTCGCTGCCAACTGCAGGCGCTGTCCCGTGAACGCGGACGAGAGACCGGCCACCGAATTCCTCAGGAGTCGGGATCCAGCGGCGGGCCGGCGCTGCGGCTGCGCTTGAGTGTCACCCATCGCCCCAGATTAGGTGCAGCTGCCTGCTACGACAAGGCCGACGCCGACCGCCGGACCTCCGCGGCCAGCCGGTGCGCTTTGCCCTGCGTGCGTCCGTCCTCCGCCCGCTGCGGGATGTATCCGAAACCGAGACCGTACGCGGGATCGGCGAACCCCAGCGCAGCGTTTGCTCCTTCGTGGCCGAAGGCCCGGTGGCTGCCGAAATTCCGCGACACGTGCGGCTTCATAAAGACCACGGCAAAGGCGTTGTCCAGTCCGGACATGCGGTCCAGGCCCCACACCTGCTCCTGGGACATCACTCTGACTGTCTCAGGGGGTCAACAAGGGGGTGCTGCCGTCGACACCTGTTAGGGCCGCCGCGTAGAGCCTGGCCAGGCCCTCCGCAGTACCCACGCCGCCGGCGGAACTCATCCCGGTAGCGCGCACGGTCCGTTGATTGGGAAGTTCCATGATCGAGCTGACCGCCGCGTTGCTGTTCAGCCCGTCCAGGCTCAGCGGATCCAGCCACGGCTGAAGGGGATCGACGTCGTAGAGAACGTCACGGTAGCGCGGTTCCAGCTCCTCCGGCAGTCCCAGGAAGAAGTCGATGCCGTAGGCCGTGCGGATGCGGTGGTCGTAGAGGCTCTGCAGGCTGGATCCCGCAACCCGCCGGCAGAGTTCCTCCATGATGATGCCGATGGTGAGGGCGTGGTAACCGAAGCAACTGCCTGGACGCCATGCAGGCCTCTCCCCGGCCAGCCGTTCCGCGGCCCCGGAAGTGGTGAATTCGTCCAGGGCAAATCCGCCTTCGACGCCCAACAGGCCGGCCTGATGGGACAGTGATTCACGCACCAGCAACCCGTCCTTGCCGTGGACACCGAACTCGGGCCAGTAGTGCGCCACCGTCCGGTCAAGGTCAAGCAGCCCATCCTGGACGAGTACGGAAATCACCAGGGCCGCCACGCCCTTGGACACTGAGTACGCCCCGGTGATGGAGTCGGCCGTAATGTGGGGCCCGCCAACCAGGTCCAGTACCTTCACGCCGTCCCGGTAGGCGGCCAGTTGGGCGCTGTATTGCGGATCGGCCGCAAGGAG
It contains:
- a CDS encoding acetyl-CoA C-acetyltransferase, which gives rise to MSVNGQSGTGPHEFASPTTSGAARPVRRAVIVGGNRIPFARSGGAYTKSSNQDMLTAALDGLIARFGLQDERIGEVAAGAVLKHSRDFNLTREAVLGSALSAETPAYDLQQACATGLETVLGLANKIKLGQIDSGIAGGVDSASDAPIAVSEGLREVLLDLNRAKTFSQRLQVLSRLRPKDLAPDAPSTGEPRTGLSMGEHQALTTAQWNISREAQDELAFNSHRNLSAAYDAGFFDDLLTPYRGLAKDSNLRADTTLEKLSTLKPVFGKNLGAEATMTAGNSTPLTDGASTVLLASEDWADAHDLPKLAAVVDGEAAAVDFVHGKDGLLMAPAFAVPRLLARNGLTLDDFDFFEIHEAFAGTVLSTLAAWEDEEFGRTRLGLASAFGSIDRTKLNVNGSSLAAGHPFAATGGRIVASLAKMLEAKGTVDGRPARGLISICAAGGQGVVAILEAL
- a CDS encoding 3-oxoacyl-ACP reductase, which gives rise to MTDKYTTLVNQVVGKNIAKRLGLPRPALLRRYTPGQPLATGPVLVQGNTSGADELAATLLSWDLDVRRHAVPREKLGAIILVLDELNRPEDLEKPVLSAAASLRDLGASARVITVSRPATESASPAQSAARQGVDGFLRSLAKELRAGATANGIVLAESVQSTSPSALAALRFFLSGRSAFVDGQFLTVATEQGQLPPDFEKPLAGKVAVVTGAARGIGAAIARTLHRDGATLVLVDIPSAGDHLAAVANEVRGTTLQLDISSADAGQRIIDHAVQRHGHLDIVIHNAGITRDKLLANMDHGRWNSVLNINIAAQLRINEALLASEHFRNSPRIVSVASTSGIAGNRGQTNYAASKGGVMGMVRASAPLLAANGGSINAVAPGFIETDMTARIPFAVREVGRRLNSLQQGGQPADVAEAIAFLASDAAGGINGDVLRVCGQNLVGA
- a CDS encoding MaoC/PaaZ C-terminal domain-containing protein, whose product is MSTVQPVILGEMPSLSKLYVNAAAQAARRRVLGTHNESSLPATGHEVRGVRADVGNLTAYQHLIGLTARDTLPAGYLHALAFPLAMSVMNRDDFPLPLLGMIHLSNYVEQRSPVLFTEALDIQARVENLRGHRAGTQLDVVAEIRSAGTPDIKWTGRSSYLAKGVFLPGIDKPTPHNGQTEFTPSDPTALWHLGVDTGRAYAAVSGDFNPIHLSVLSAKALGMRRSIAHGMYLASRALADVGPAKGETFTWDVTFEAPVFLPARVALDITTGQTPGEGWRRSEFVAWNPRSGRRHFSGSVAPL
- a CDS encoding FUSC family protein, whose product is MAGLSSAFTGQRLQLAAKAALAAGLAFAIAPLMPGSAAEYPYYAPLGALVSMYRNVAGSFRQGLQALVGLALGIGLAFALVSIGDPSPLTVAVFMGIGVLLGGLPRIGSGSDWIPTAALLVLLVGGSNRDDFSFGYLIQMGVGVAVGIAVNFLVFPPLHFDAAATSLGKLRLALGRQLTHMGAALTEEWPPEHEDWSRRSAELAEAASTVRHLVQEADASRRANPRRRLHPRDVDLDYRNLRELERVTFHIQDMTEVLSDVIWRDDAPYTVPFTDSAPLAAAMTATGELLASFDGEDEVEQRRLFAAAKSAMEVGMAAVAERAEADSAVTASESILLSLHRILRAVRPAS
- a CDS encoding serine hydrolase domain-containing protein, producing MQKSHGFAAPGYEGVLALFEGLLAADPQYSAQLAAYRDGVKVLDLVGGPHITADSITGAYSVSKGVAALVISVLVQDGLLDLDRTVAHYWPEFGVHGKDGLLVRESLSHQAGLLGVEGGFALDEFTTSGAAERLAGERPAWRPGSCFGYHALTIGIIMEELCRRVAGSSLQSLYDHRIRTAYGIDFFLGLPEELEPRYRDVLYDVDPLQPWLDPLSLDGLNSNAAVSSIMELPNQRTVRATGMSSAGGVGTAEGLARLYAAALTGVDGSTPLLTP